A part of Emys orbicularis isolate rEmyOrb1 chromosome 13, rEmyOrb1.hap1, whole genome shotgun sequence genomic DNA contains:
- the LOC135887463 gene encoding olfactory receptor 5A1-like, giving the protein MAYDRYAAICDPLCYMDTMSKGICVQLVSGAWAIGFIDALINTVFALELHFCGPNQISHFSCELPPLLQLSCTDTLTNQVVLFTSVVILGSSSFLFTLISYIHIISTILRIRSAEGRRKAFSTCSSHLIVVGLLYLTAFFQYTKPSSVSSVVLDEMFSIQYSIVTPMLNPIIYSLKNKEVKTAVGKMLRKFKFLK; this is encoded by the coding sequence ATGGCATATGACCGCTACGCTGCCATCTGTGACCCACTGTGTTACATGGACACAATGAGCAAAGGGATCTGTGTTCAGCTGGTGAGTGGTGCATGGGCAATAGGGTTCATAGATGCCCTTATTAACACTGTTTTTGCCCTCGagttgcatttctgtgggcccaATCAAATCAGCCATTTCAGCTGTGAGCTCCCTCCTCTATTACAATTGTCCTGCACTGACACCCTCACCAATCAAGTAGTGCTTTTTACTTCTGTTGTCATACTTGGATCAAGCTCCTTTCTCTTCACCCTGATCTCCTACATtcacatcatctccaccatcctgaggaTACGCTCTGCGGAGGGCAGgcgtaaagccttctccacctgcagctcccaccttatTGTGGTTGGTTTGTTGTACTTGACAGCTTTTTTCCAGTACACAAAACCCAGCTCAGTCTCCTCTGTGGTGCTGGATGAAATGTTCTCCATCCAGTACAGCATTGTGacccccatgttaaaccccattatctacagcctgaaaaacaaggaggtgaaaaCAGCTGTAGGGAAAATGTTGAGGAAATTCAAATTTCTCAAGTAG
- the LOC135887462 gene encoding olfactory receptor 6F1-like, with protein MPDVEGENQTTITEFILLGFGDLHELKIPIFMVFLAVYIVTLTGNILIIVTVSYNHNLHNPMYFFLGNLSVLEVCYTTSIAPKMLKTLLVVQEEVSFSACLLQFYIFGSLAVAECFLLAAMSYDRYLAICKPLHYASTMSFQLCFQLAAGSWVIGFLSLVVTMPMVSRLPFCASKEIDHFFCDLTPIIKLSCGDTYMVRIPAFIIASLVSFSPFLLTLLSYYKIISNILKIPSATGKQKAFSTCSSHLIVVSVFYGTLMVVYAAPIANQWPNLNKVFSMLYTVVTPLINPIVYSLRNMEVKETLRKLFSKNSF; from the coding sequence ATGCCTGACGTAGAGGGGGAAAACCAAACAACCATCACAGAGTTCATCCTCCTAGGATTTGGTGACCTTCATGAGCTGAAGATCCCTATATTCATGGTGTTCCTGGCTGTCTACATAGTAACACTCACAGGGAATATCTTGATCATTGTGACGGTATCATATAACCACAACCTGCACAaccccatgtactttttcctggGTAACCTGTCTGTCCTGGAAGTCTGCTACACTACCAGCATCGCCCCCAAGATGCTGAAAACTCTTCTGGTTGTACAAGAAGAGGTTTCCTTCTCTGCTTGCCTCCTGCAGTTCTACATCTTTGGCTCTCTGGCGGTTGCTGAGTGCTTCCTGCTTGCTGCCATGTCCTACGACCGCTACTTGGCCATATGCAAACCACTGCATTATGCCTCCACCATGAGCTTCCAGCTTTGCTTTCAGTTGGCAGCGGGGTCATGGGTTATTGGGTTCCTCTCACTGGTGGTCACCATGCCCATGGTTTCTAGGTTACCTTTCTGTGCTTCCAAGGAGATtgaccatttcttctgtgacctGACACCCATCATTAAACTCTCCTGTGGGGATACCTACATGGTCAGGATACCGGCTTTCATCATAGCCTCCCTTGTGTCCTTCTCACCCTTCCTTCTAACCCTACTGTCCTACTACAAAATCATCTCCAACATCCTGAAGATCCCTTCTGCCACAGGGAAGCagaaagccttctccacctgctcgtCCCACCTCATCGTGGTGTCTGTGTTCTATGGCACGCTTATGGTGGTCTACGCGGCTCCCATAGCCAACCAGTGGCCAAACTTAAACAAGGTCTTCTCCATGCTGTATACAGTGGTGACCCCACTGATCAACCCCATTGTATACAGCCTGCGGAACATGGAGGTTAAAGAGACATTGAGAAAGCTTTTCAGTAAAAATTCATTCTAA